One genomic window of Vibrio natriegens NBRC 15636 = ATCC 14048 = DSM 759 includes the following:
- a CDS encoding DUF4144 family protein — MTLNTVMWPCLLKLEGDDELIYLQSHSELQTECQALIWGQEDYVIDSNGQTFGLQHDNANHITLNPNNKTLSVEEVTTLIQSHEFSQAQRCIIKIHFSSVQQAVSALAD; from the coding sequence ATGACGCTAAACACCGTAATGTGGCCGTGCTTATTGAAGCTAGAGGGCGATGACGAACTCATCTATCTGCAATCCCACTCAGAGTTACAAACAGAGTGTCAGGCACTCATTTGGGGACAAGAAGATTACGTGATTGATTCAAACGGTCAAACTTTCGGCTTGCAGCATGATAATGCCAATCACATAACCCTGAACCCAAATAACAAAACCCTGTCTGTCGAAGAAGTCACTACGCTGATTCAATCTCATGAATTTAGTCAGGCTCAAAGATGCATCATTAAAATCCATTTCAGTAGTGTTCAGCAGGCCGTTTCTGCGTTAGCTGATTAA
- a CDS encoding DUF924 family protein, translating to MHQSIIKFWFEELTPQNWFESNPELDKLIEIRFSSVLEQAARCELFTWRDSAQGRLAEIIVLDQFSRNVYRNTPKAFAQDPLALSLAQEAIRLGLHKALNRDQRSFLYMPFMHSESRVIHVEAEKLFRAPGLENNYDFELKHKAIIDQFGRYPHRNAILGRTSTPEEVEFLKTPNSGF from the coding sequence ATGCATCAGTCAATCATCAAGTTCTGGTTTGAAGAACTGACCCCACAAAATTGGTTCGAAAGTAATCCTGAACTGGATAAACTCATTGAAATTCGGTTTTCCTCAGTGCTAGAACAAGCGGCTCGCTGCGAACTGTTTACTTGGCGCGACAGTGCACAAGGTCGATTAGCCGAAATCATTGTACTCGACCAGTTTTCGCGTAACGTGTACCGCAATACGCCAAAAGCGTTTGCACAAGATCCACTCGCGCTCTCGTTAGCACAAGAGGCCATTCGACTTGGTCTGCATAAAGCGCTGAATCGCGATCAACGTAGTTTTTTGTACATGCCGTTTATGCATAGTGAATCTCGTGTCATCCATGTGGAAGCAGAAAAATTATTTCGAGCTCCGGGGCTTGAAAACAACTACGATTTTGAGCTAAAACACAAAGCCATCATCGACCAATTTGGGCGTTATCCACATCGTAATGCGATATTAGGAAGAACGAGTACGCCAGAGGAAGTTGAGTTTTTGAAAACACCAAATTCTGGCTTTTAA
- a CDS encoding M3 family metallopeptidase, which yields MTATHYLNDLNQRYLAIHRTKEDFFWETYMGISDDHDGSTQAQTAWTSFLSNAEQITAIKQQLEAADSISDPQEKQQTITGLSGWLAMFESHAIEGEKAQALKNQLIAFEAELFEKKQNHVQTFTDENGKQTEGSLPVLSSTIRTNNHEEVRQSAHQALLNLEQWLLENGFIELIKLRNQFARSLGYATFFDYSVQKTEKMTSEQLFEILEDFEQRTRDAHLNSLENLAKEKGQSALTGHNFIYSFAGDVMRDLDPYVPFSKSLRRWVESFGRLNIDYSGATLTLDLLDRKGKYPNGFCHGPIPSFYNQGEWVAAQVNFTSNAKPDQVGSGYDGINTLFHEGGHAAHFANVKMNAPCFSQEFAPTSMAYAETQSMFCDSLLTDADWLKQYALDEEGNPVPDEIIQAMINSRQPFKAYEERSILVVPYFERALYQLSDEELTPERITKLARDCEKQILGLECSPRPLMAIPHLLSDEAACAYQGYLLAHMAVYQTRAYFLDKFGYLTDNPEIGPLLAQHYWHAGNNLSHNETIVSLTGEGFNAKYLADVCNLSPEQAWEVQQQKINSLTTRERAPVASLNATIKVVDGSKELASNTTSDEQMCDDFERYIVETYGR from the coding sequence ATGACCGCAACGCATTACCTCAACGACCTCAATCAGCGCTACCTCGCGATTCACCGCACCAAGGAAGATTTCTTTTGGGAAACTTACATGGGGATCAGCGATGACCATGACGGTTCGACGCAAGCACAAACAGCATGGACAAGCTTTTTGAGCAACGCGGAACAAATTACCGCAATCAAACAACAACTTGAAGCCGCTGACTCCATTTCTGACCCGCAAGAAAAGCAGCAAACCATCACGGGTTTGTCAGGCTGGCTGGCGATGTTTGAGTCACATGCTATCGAAGGCGAAAAAGCGCAAGCATTAAAAAATCAATTGATTGCCTTTGAAGCTGAGCTTTTTGAAAAAAAACAGAACCACGTCCAAACGTTTACCGATGAAAATGGCAAACAAACCGAAGGTTCGCTTCCGGTATTGAGCTCAACCATTCGAACCAATAATCATGAAGAAGTGCGCCAATCTGCGCATCAGGCGCTGCTAAACCTTGAGCAATGGTTGCTGGAAAATGGCTTTATTGAGTTGATTAAACTGCGTAATCAATTTGCTCGTTCATTGGGCTATGCAACTTTCTTTGATTACTCAGTACAAAAAACCGAGAAGATGACCTCTGAGCAGCTGTTCGAGATTCTGGAAGATTTCGAACAGCGTACTCGAGATGCGCACCTGAATAGTTTAGAAAACCTGGCGAAAGAGAAAGGTCAAAGTGCGCTGACAGGCCACAACTTTATCTATTCATTCGCAGGTGACGTCATGCGTGACCTAGACCCATACGTACCGTTCTCGAAATCTCTGCGACGCTGGGTAGAGTCGTTTGGCCGTCTGAACATTGATTACTCAGGCGCAACACTGACTCTGGATTTACTGGATCGCAAAGGTAAATACCCGAACGGATTCTGCCACGGCCCTATTCCTTCTTTTTACAACCAAGGTGAATGGGTTGCTGCGCAGGTCAACTTCACCAGTAATGCCAAACCAGACCAAGTAGGCAGCGGCTACGATGGCATTAATACGTTATTCCATGAAGGCGGCCACGCCGCGCACTTTGCCAACGTTAAAATGAATGCTCCTTGTTTTTCACAGGAGTTTGCACCGACGTCCATGGCGTATGCAGAAACGCAATCGATGTTCTGTGACAGCCTGCTGACCGATGCGGATTGGCTAAAACAGTACGCTCTGGACGAAGAAGGTAACCCCGTTCCTGATGAGATCATTCAAGCGATGATCAACAGCCGTCAGCCATTCAAAGCCTACGAAGAGCGCAGTATCTTAGTTGTGCCATATTTTGAGCGCGCGCTATATCAACTCAGCGATGAAGAGTTAACGCCAGAGCGCATCACCAAGCTTGCACGTGATTGTGAGAAGCAGATTCTTGGGTTGGAATGCAGCCCTCGCCCACTCATGGCCATTCCGCACCTGCTCTCTGACGAAGCCGCTTGTGCTTATCAAGGTTATCTGCTCGCACATATGGCGGTGTATCAGACCCGAGCTTACTTCCTGGATAAATTTGGTTACCTAACCGACAACCCAGAAATCGGTCCACTACTAGCGCAGCATTACTGGCATGCAGGCAACAATTTGTCGCACAACGAAACGATTGTTAGCCTGACAGGTGAAGGATTCAACGCCAAGTATCTTGCCGACGTATGTAATCTGTCACCAGAGCAAGCGTGGGAAGTGCAGCAGCAGAAAATCAACTCACTTACCACGCGTGAACGAGCTCCCGTAGCATCGCTGAACGCGACAATTAAAGTCGTCGACGGCAGTAAGGAACTCGCAAGCAATACCACGTCCGACGAGCAAATGTGTGACGATTTTGAACGTTACATCGTAGAAACGTACGGTCGATAG